A single Methylobacterium sp. 17Sr1-1 DNA region contains:
- a CDS encoding DUF3616 domain-containing protein: protein MSVLALCLAAQGARAEVKTGPVLMHWGPCEASGAVPYPAGSFGDRFLVVDDESNALRVYKADESGPPLMLKGGDLDAALATSGREEPATADLESLAWLGNDLVLMGSHARDAEGRTREASRQMLALTVGGDPKTPAVTPKGKPFQGLAKAIADLDPRLSERIAVDLATKASLSPRRRGFAIEGLSPTPDGRGLFVGLRNPLNADNDALVVPFENPSEVLAGGAAPKLAKPVALDLKGRGIRDIAYVPGLKAYFLIAGGSGSGGEAADLYRWSGQAGEAPSRVAGVAEALAALPDFQPEGLIVAADGKKVQLISDDGDICPARKPQGFRSVVLELE from the coding sequence GTGTCCGTGCTCGCTCTCTGCCTCGCGGCGCAAGGCGCGCGCGCCGAGGTGAAGACCGGGCCGGTTCTGATGCATTGGGGCCCGTGCGAGGCCTCCGGCGCCGTTCCCTACCCGGCCGGCAGCTTCGGCGACCGTTTCCTGGTGGTCGACGACGAGAGCAACGCCTTGCGCGTCTACAAGGCCGACGAATCCGGCCCGCCGCTGATGCTCAAGGGCGGCGACCTCGACGCGGCGCTCGCGACCAGCGGCCGCGAGGAGCCCGCCACGGCCGACCTCGAATCGCTGGCCTGGCTCGGCAACGACTTGGTGCTGATGGGCTCCCACGCCCGCGATGCGGAAGGGCGCACCCGCGAGGCCTCGCGCCAGATGCTCGCCCTCACCGTCGGCGGCGACCCCAAGACCCCGGCAGTGACGCCGAAGGGCAAGCCGTTCCAGGGCCTGGCCAAGGCGATCGCCGACCTCGACCCGCGCCTGTCCGAGCGCATCGCCGTCGATCTCGCGACGAAGGCGAGCCTGAGCCCGCGGCGACGGGGCTTTGCCATCGAGGGCCTGAGCCCGACGCCCGACGGGCGCGGCCTGTTCGTGGGCCTGCGCAACCCGCTCAACGCCGACAACGACGCCCTGGTGGTGCCGTTCGAGAACCCGTCCGAGGTGCTGGCGGGCGGCGCGGCGCCGAAGCTCGCGAAGCCGGTCGCCCTCGACCTCAAGGGCCGCGGCATCCGCGACATCGCCTACGTGCCGGGGCTCAAGGCGTATTTCCTGATCGCCGGCGGCTCGGGCAGCGGCGGCGAGGCCGCCGACCTCTACCGCTGGTCCGGCCAAGCCGGCGAGGCGCCCTCCCGCGTGGCGGGCGTGGCGGAGGCGCTGGCTGCGCTCCCCGACTTCCAGCCCGAGGGCCTGATCGTCGCCGCGGACGGCAAGAAGGTGCAGCTGATCAGCGACGACGGCGACATCTGCCCGGCGCGCAAGCCGCAGGGCTTCCGGAGCGTGGTGCTGGAATTGGAGTGA